In Borrelia turicatae 91E135, the genomic stretch AAATATTAACTTCTACTCACTTCTTAATGAAACTGGTCTTGATGGTGTTAAAGCTTTCAAAGAAGGAGTAACACTTTCAGGCACTCCTATTGATGAACTCTTCACTTACCATTATATCAAATATGAATTTACATCAGAGCTTATTAGAGTATGGAATTTTAATGGTAGACAAAATAGTAAATTATCAAAATTGCAACTCTCAGGAGAGCGAGATAATGCTTACAGTGCAGCTATTGAATGTATGCTTAAACGTTTCATTGATAGAGGTCTAATTGTTGCGTACTCTAAGCTTAAGATTCAAGTATCACCAACACCGCAGCTAAAGCTTTTCTTATCCGTAGAGATTACTTATAACTACTCTATGAACTCCGTTCTTTTAAACATTACAGCACAAGATATACAAAATTATCTAACTAGCTTAAAGGAGACTTAAACAATGACACAATGTTATGATTTAAGAAACATAGTTTTTTCAATTGGTGGACATGAGATTCAAAGTGGTAAGTTAGAACTTACAAGTGAACCTACAACAAGAGCGGTAGCTAGCAGTGAAGATAGAGGGTTTCCCGTAGTTAGCTTTAGAGACCCTAGAACCATTGTTTTTATATTCAATATTGAGGTTTCAATTGGATCTTATGATTACAAATTGCTAACAAAGCTTTCAAAAGACCAATTTTATAACATGTCCAAAAGTAAGAATGAAAGAATGTTAGATTTAGTATTCAATGACTTAGAAGACATCAAAATCATATCTAACTCTGCTTTTTTTGCAGAAGAACCCTCTAGAAGCTACTCTGCTGAAGCTGAAAAGGTTACTTTCGAGATAAGAGCAGTTGGATGCACAGTTGACAATTAAATTTAATAATTAAGGAGGATTTGTGATTACACGTTACAAAATGAATATATTAACTAAAGACAAAACACATACATTTGAAGTAAGAATACTTCCTGTCTACAAGTGGGACTCTATATTAGGATTTTCACAAAGTGAGGGCATATACAAACTAAATGAAATTAAGTACTTAAGCGAAATTACTAATTTAATGATTAAACCGGGCTTTTTAGATGAATTTTACTTTATTTTAAATGAAAATAGAGAGTACATTACTTACTATAAAGAATATCTTCAAGCCATACTTTACTCAATTCAGTTTGATACATTCAAATCAGATCCTGACTTTAAGAGACCAAATTTAGTTTACTTAAGTCATTATCTAAATAATACTCGTGGATTTGTACAATTTGATTACATTGATGATAGTTGGAATTATGAAGAGATAATACAAAATATCAAAATATAGAAGGTATTTAAAACTTATGAAAAGCAGTAGTAATGAATATATACAAGTATTACATGAAACTAAGCTTGAATATTTTAAGCTACTTGAAGAGATAAAACAAAACAAATATTTCTTTCCAATTATTATGGGTGTTTGCACTTTAAATGACGTAAAAACACTAAATTATAAAGATTTAATGGAAGTTAACAAAATATCTGAACTTAAACTTGAAAAGCAAATATTTGAAATGTTCCTTAGTAAAGGTGTATTATGAATGATACAAAATTTACAATTAAATTTAAAGGTGTACTTGATCACGCATCAACTCGCAAATCTTTAGAACAAGATATAGCCAAACTAGAACGTTTAATTAAACCTAAGCGATCACATCTAAAGAGTACTAGGGATATATTAAAACACAATTTATATGAGAAGAAACGTGAACTAGCCAAACAAAAAAAATATGAACGTTTAAGGGAAAGTGTAGAAAAGTTTAGACTTACTAAGACTAAAAAACTCATTAAGCTTGGATACACATTTGAAGACGCTAGGCGAAAAGCATTCAAGCATTCCTTAATGTCAACTAAAGAGCGAAGACGACTAGAATATGAAGATTTGAAACGTGGGGAGCACAAAGCAACAACACTTAACAAAACCGTTCAAAGTAGTATTCTTAAAGGCGCTAGTATTTTAAAAATCGCTGCTGGGACTGCTCTTGGAAATGCTGTTAGTAGTGGTGCTTCGGGAATATTTAGTTATGCTAAGAAATCTTTAGAAGAAAATGCAAAATTAAGTAAAACACATGCAATTACTTCAAAAGTATTTACAACAGGTGAGAAGAAATCACTAAGTCACATGCTTAAAGGATTTTCCGGTTTTGAAAGGGATTTAGAGAGAGAAGATTTCCTAAACTTGGCTGGGATAATTAGAAAAGAACTCGAATTTTTAGGTCAAAACAATGACAATAATCTTAAAAAGGCAGTAGAATTTGCTGCAAAGCTTAAATCTACTGGGGTTGTTGATGATACTAACTCGGCTATTGCAGCAGTAGTAGAATTCTTGCAAGGTAAAAGCGGTCCTCTCTATGACATTATGAGCTCATTTAAAGAGTTTACTGGTAAATATAATGAACGAGCCGCAATGGAATATGACATACTAGCACCAGGCCAGGCCCTTGATTACAGAAGTCATAAACTAAAGGAAGTAATTAACGATTGGAACTCACTTAAATTTCCTACTTACTCAAGCTCGACAGAAGAGGCTAAAAGTAGCTTAGAAAAGCTTAATGACACAGGTTCAAAACTTACTGCCAAGGTATTAGAACCGTTAGTTACTTCTTTAAACAAAATACTCGATTGGGCTTCAACATTTAATTTCCAAACACATGTTATTGAACCTTTAATAAAGGGAATTAAAAGTATTTTTTCTCTAGACGCATTAATTGCAAGACTTAAAGCAATACTTCCTAAATTTTTAGGTGGAGATAGTGGTGAGAGTCTTGCTAAACTTAAAACAGAAGAGGATTCAAGTATAAGGACACCTTAAATATATGATATCACAATTTACAACTGATTTTACTCATAAATACAAAGACACAGCACCCCTAAAGGCAATACTAGACCCTTTAAATCTTACACCATCACAAATAACAAATATTCTTAAAGAAACATTTAATGAAATCTCTACTTTGTTTATGTCATATAACTTCTTAAGTTTATGTCCAAGGATGGACTTTAAAGGACTTGGATATGTCCCTCAAGGGTTCTTCATTTTACCTAAAAGTGAACTAATTAGCACAACTTACACCACAACATGTTCAAAACATCCTGTAATTGACTATTACACACGTAAGTCTGAATACGTAAGTTACAATCCAACTTTTACTGGCGAAGTTATCACACTAAATAATGCTGTATTAACTAGTGCTTATAAAGAACTGGTTAATTTTTCAACTAATACGGCTTTTGGAAAGTTAATTTTTCCTCATACTAGTAATTTAGCAAAACAACAACTGGTTAACAGAGTTGAAGAGAGTGTTCCATTTAGCCTCTACAGCCCAACTCTAGGGTTTAGAAGCATAGTTGCAATTACATCTCTTACCCTTAAAGACACAGTATACCTTGATGAGGTTGAAATTAGTCTCACATTAGAAGTTCTTAAAACATTTAATGTATATAAAGGATAAGGAAATGGAAGAAAGGCTTATCAAATACGACTTTAAAATCGAATTTTATAACATAAGTCAAACTAGCACATCAGAAGAAAAACCTAAAATCATAATTAAAACTGAAGACGGTATACACATTGACATATCAATATCTGATATTTACTCAAGCAATAATTATGTATGTGCAAAGAGAAGCAAACTAACCCTTTGGAACTTATCTCTTGATTTTACTCGTAATGTAAATGAAGGAGATATTGTAAAGATATTTTATAAAAAATTCGCAGACTCTAGAGATTATGATTTTATTATGTCAGGGTATTTAGGTGTTCCTATGAGTACTGATTATGATAGTGGTGATTTTAGTGTTGATCTTGAAGTTCATTTGGCAACAAAAAGTAATTACTTCAATAGCAAACTTGACATAAATCAATTTCAAGGCATGAGTGTAGAGAATGCCATCTCTATAGCATTTCCTAATAGACATATAATCAATATGAGTTATGCTGATAGAACAAAAATTATAACTGAGAGTTTTTGTGCAAATACTCCTCTTGAGTTTATTGAAAAGATAACTAAAAAGTATGTTCAAAGTGTTAGGACAGATATTGCACCTAAAGATCACAGACAACTTATTAAAGAATCAGCTCTCAGGCACACTCATGTTGAGTGTAATTATATCTTTACTAACGCCACACCTGAAGCTAAAGATACAAATTATATCTTTCTTGAAGATTTTGGCCTTCACTTTATCCCGCAACAAGAGATTGCTATTGGAAGTACCCGCAATATAAGACTTATATATTGGAATGCCAAGATTATGTATACACACAAACTAAAAGTTGGTGATAGGGTCAAATTTCTAGATTCGCTGGGGAGTGAAGTTAAGAGTAGCATTATAGAGACTAGTGCTGCTTTAAGCAATACTGGTGAGTGCTCACTTACCTTGAAGCTTTATGATGACTCTAATTATTTAAATATCAAAGGAGAAGCTCGATAACTTATGAACTTGAATTATGAAATATACAGAATGAACAGCCAAATGAAAGGTTCAGCACTTACACAAGAAGAGATAAAACTATGGACTTACAGAAATATTTTTATCTCTAAGCTAGGAATAATTAAATCTTTTAACTCCTCTACACAAGAAGGTGTCGTTTTACTCTCTGGAGAGACAGATTTAGAGATTAAAACACGCAATATATCAAATATGCACTTTACTCTTAGCGAAGGTGAGAGAGTCATCCTTCTTCAAAGTAGTATTAACCTTTTTAATGAGGATGATGATAATTATTTTGATAAAAACTATTTCTATATTCTAAGGCCTATTAATATGCAAAATGCTACTATCAAAGTTAATGACTTTACAATTGACATACAAAATCCCATAGACATTAAAGCTAATAATACAAGTCTAAGAGCAGTGCTGGAAGAGATTGTATCTTGTCTATACAATTTAAGGGTTACTGGACAATCAGTAGTTGAACCTAGTTTTTATAGTAATCTTACAAAGATTACAAGTAAAATAAATATGTTACTTAAATAGGTTTTTGTTAAATTAAGCAATATACTTGCTACCTTGAGGGTTAGACATTGGATTTACAGATTGACAATCAATTTAATTCTGTCTTTAAACAAGACTTAGCATTAACTAATGGAATAAATGAACAAAAGCAACGTTTATTTATTTTCCTTAAAACTCCAAAGGGTAGTATTAAAAATGCTCCTCATTGGGGATTTGACTATGATCTTGCAGCAAGATTTGCTAAGACAAGCTCTTTAACACAAATTAAAACTTACCTTTCAAATATCATACAAGACCTAAAGATTGACGCTCTCAACATTGAAACAACTATTATAAATAAAAAATTAAACATTACATTTGAATTTGCAAACGACACTTTGAATATGGAGATTAAAATATGAGTATTCTCTTTGATCCTGACTTTGGAACTTTAAAACAGGATATCCAACAAATAATTAATACCAAACGTGAATATTTAAGAGACACGTATGGAATTATAATTAATAATGACCCTACATCCATTTACAATATAATTGCAAACTCACTTGCAATAAAAGAATATGAACTAATAGGTGAGGTTAACAAATTATTTTCTCTTCTTAAACCAGATTCTCCTTATTGGAAGGAGATACAAAAACATATAAGCATTAAAAGTACTACCTATGATGCTATAAAGAGTGCATTACTCAATCTTAATGGAATTAGAAATGTCAATATTAAAAGCACAGCTGGTAAGGCTAGTATTTACCTAATATTAGATGACTCGATGATGAATAAAGAGAAAAGCCAAATTACAGACTCCAATCTTAAAGCATTAATTTGGGAGACACTTTATCTTACATGTCCTGTTGGTACTGTTTTTGAAGGCGATATTCTCATAGATGGAATTAATAGCCAAAATCAAAAAATTGATTACAAAGTATCAATTGGAAAACGCAAATACGCATATCTTAAGAGTAAATATAAAGTCAATCTTGAAAATCACATATACTTGAACATTGACTTTAAAATTAGAGAAATTTATACTCGAATTAAAAATAATAACTACACAGATATGGGAATAAGTTTTGAATATCAAGATTTCTTCGCTCCTGTTAATGAAATTAAAGGTGTTCATTGCATTGATGTTTCTGTTGCCATAAAAGATAACCTGGACGTAAAAATTACTGATATTCCTACAAGCGAATTCAAGCAAAATGAGAATATTAAAATTGAAGCAAATGAAATTCTCGATCTAAATTTTAATGCTGATAGGTTGCTAATTGATATCTCTTCATAAAAAAAGGATAGATTATGGTAAATATACCGACATTTCTTAAAGACACTCAGGTTGAAAAAATTATAAATACTGAATTAGCATTTATAAATAAAATCATCAAAGAAATTAAAGATCTTATTGCTAATTTCGAAGATATTAATGCTAGTGAGCACCTAAATTCAAGATTCATAGCGTTTTGGTTATCTGATATACTACAAATTATTTACTCAACAAACCAAACACTTGAAACACTTGCTAAAAATATTGATAGTGTACTATTTGCTTTGCGTCATATTGGAACCCATGAATCATTTATAAAACTATTTAAGGCTTTTCTTAATGTTGATATTGTTCCTACTACTCTAGAGCCTGGTGTTATTAACATCAAACTTAAAAGTCATATTAAAACTAATGTTATCGTATTTATTGTAGGTAGTACTCCAAAAAACTCCCCATATAAAAAAATTATCTTTAGAACTGAAGAGAATGGGCAAATCTTTAAAAAAGCTTGGACTATGACCTTGCTTCCTAAAGGATATGAGCATTCAATTTATGCACTTATTAAAAAACTGATCCCTATTGGAAGAGTACTCAAGATACAAGACCATGAGGGTCAATATATAAAAGAATTTAAAGGATAATAGTTAAGGAGATTTTATGTCAAGTCAAGAACCTGAAGGTGTTGTAAAACACGATGATACAATTGAGATTAAAAATCTTAATAAATTAACCAAGCTTAAACCCACTGACCTTTTGGTCCTAGATGATGGGTTTTCTAGTTGTCATGCTATTACTCTTGATAACTTCCATAAGGACTTACATACAAAAATATTCCTAGATGATGGTGATCGAAAGAATGATTTCAAACAAGTTATCAAAACACTAATTGCTAATGAATTGCTAAGCGACACCAATTTTATAAACCAAATTTATAGTCAAGTACTTACCAAATTTTTAAAAGATGACTCTAGTAGTATTTCACAGACATATAATAAAGTTATAGAAAAACTTAAAAATAATGAATCTAGTGTTATGGACACTATTATAAGTAAAGTTACAAGTAAGTTTGAATCTAACTTGCCTGAAGATAATTTAAGCAAAAGTCATTACTTTATAGGACTTTATTACTCTAGTTTAAAAAAAATTCCAGTACAAGAATATCTAACTGGTATTAGTAACAGCTTTAGTACAAGTAGTACTACTACAATAAGAGCAACTAGTTATAATAGTGACGGGTTTTATAGAAACACTGTGTACATGTCTAGTTTAAAATATGGACGTTATGTCTTTGACCTTGGGTCCACAGCTACATCTAACAATGAAGAAATTATTATACAAACAGACAGTTCATATGATGATAGTCCCATATATTTAATTGTCAAAGTTACTGCAAGATCTAATTCAACTTCACAATCTAATAAAGAAGTAAGCATAAAATATAGCTATTCTTCAAAACGAACTATCTTTAAGCTTTCAAGTGTACATGGCGGTACAGGTTTTGATGCCAATATTCTAGAAGGTTGGTATATGCAAAAGAATGTGAGTGGCGTTCCTTTACTCGTGAAGCTATAATTTTTATTTGTATTTTTTAGTTTTGTTTTTGCTATATTGATATATAGTTGTAGCTACCAATTTAAATGAAAGGAGACATAAAGTTGAATGAACTTGATAGTAATTTATTAAAATTTTTACTTCAACTAATTAACATCAATGAAATGAAGTTAGTTATTATTGGTGCCTTTATCTTAAGTCTTGGTCTGATTTTCAAGCCAGCAATCAAAGATATACTAACTATTTTAGTAAGTAAGATAAAAACACGGGTTAAAGACACAGATAAAGGGGAGGATTTATGATACTTGATCGTAATTCTCTAGATACTGCTTTAAATGCAATTAAAACATTATTTGAAACACTATATAATTTTGAAGATGGGTCATTTAATGAAAATGCTCATAAAACATTCATGCTACTAAATGACATTTACACAGAGTATCAGATTATCTACATAAAAAATATGGAAAGGTTAGAGAATGCATTAACGCCTCAAATCCAAGCTACATTCATGCCTATCCAAACTAAAATCAAAGAATTTATAGAAAAGGTCAATAGCAATCCAGATAATATGCCATTACCAAAAGAAATCGCACAACACAAAAAGGAGGACTTATGAAATTAAGCACTGCTAAATTAAGTGTTGATATTTTAAATAACTTTACCGAAATTATTAAAAATAATCATCACGGTAAAAATACTGTCACTTATATCAATATTTTTACTAAAGTGGTTAATTACTTTTACGTGCTATATGAAGCTAGCATATATCAAATGGAAGGTAGGGAAGCTATTAAACTACTACGTGAAATTGAAGAGATACTAAGGATTAACATTGAAATCATAGAAAATTCTCTTGACTCTGATGAGCTTACAAAATACACATCACAACTTAGAGCTAAACGTAACAAGATAATGAGTACTTACATCAAAATGTTAAAGGAGGCATAATTTGGGTAAACTTATAAAGTTAACTTTCTTAACACTTATTCTCTCATGTACATCTATTGCGTCACTAACTGAGGAGCCAACACCTCCTAAAACCCAGACTATTAAAGAATTAAGTGTATATGAAGCTAAGTTATCTGATTATATTATGTACTTACAAGTATTCTTAACTAGAACAAAGAAAAAGGTTAATGACCCAAAGTATCCTAAGTTTACTTATTTTGATGCTTCTATACTGAAATCTGAGAGTACAATTGATGATTTAATGTTTAATATCAATCTGTTTAAAGAATATATTAGTATAACTAAACCCATTGCCCAAATGGTGTACAGGAAATATTCAAAATTACAAAATTAAATAAATAAAAAAGAGAAGTCTTTACCTAAAAGCTTCTCTTTTAAAATAAATGGAATAGAGGTTGTGTTTACTCACATAGATACCCAAAAATGTCATCACTAGCTATATATCCAAATAATTTAAGTGGACTCTGGCCATATTTTGGCTCTCTATATGTTAAAAATTTAGAAAAACCTTCAATTACTTCTGGATCAGACTCTGTCCTCTTTAAATAATTATTTATAAGGTAAGTCCAATACTTTATAGTTTTAAGCTCTGGTTTAGTTTCAAAAAACTTGAGGATACTCGAATCATCATCATTCTTTAATTGTATTAAAAACTTATCTATCATTTCTAAACTATCAAAAGGAGTATCTTCTAACACCGAATGCATCCTTTTAGATGCTTGTAGCAAATTTTTGTAATAATGATACTTAGCGGGTACACGTCTGGGCAGCTTATCAAGACTAGTTACAGATTTGTGACTTACTGGTGGCTGTTTTGTTGTGTCTTTAGTTACTGTTTTAGTATTAACAGTTTTATCCCTCTTTATAGAATTTACAAGCGGAACATTTACACTACCAGCTTGTTCTTTATGAGCTTCTTGAACATGC encodes the following:
- a CDS encoding DUF792 family protein encodes the protein MISQFTTDFTHKYKDTAPLKAILDPLNLTPSQITNILKETFNEISTLFMSYNFLSLCPRMDFKGLGYVPQGFFILPKSELISTTYTTTCSKHPVIDYYTRKSEYVSYNPTFTGEVITLNNAVLTSAYKELVNFSTNTAFGKLIFPHTSNLAKQQLVNRVEESVPFSLYSPTLGFRSIVAITSLTLKDTVYLDEVEISLTLEVLKTFNVYKG
- a CDS encoding DUF1463 family protein, with translation MTQCYDLRNIVFSIGGHEIQSGKLELTSEPTTRAVASSEDRGFPVVSFRDPRTIVFIFNIEVSIGSYDYKLLTKLSKDQFYNMSKSKNERMLDLVFNDLEDIKIISNSAFFAEEPSRSYSAEAEKVTFEIRAVGCTVDN
- a CDS encoding BlyB family putative holin accessory protein; protein product: MILDRNSLDTALNAIKTLFETLYNFEDGSFNENAHKTFMLLNDIYTEYQIIYIKNMERLENALTPQIQATFMPIQTKIKEFIEKVNSNPDNMPLPKEIAQHKKEDL
- a CDS encoding DUF1473 family protein — its product is MITRYKMNILTKDKTHTFEVRILPVYKWDSILGFSQSEGIYKLNEIKYLSEITNLMIKPGFLDEFYFILNENREYITYYKEYLQAILYSIQFDTFKSDPDFKRPNLVYLSHYLNNTRGFVQFDYIDDSWNYEEIIQNIKI
- a CDS encoding BBA14 family lipoprotein; translated protein: MGKLIKLTFLTLILSCTSIASLTEEPTPPKTQTIKELSVYEAKLSDYIMYLQVFLTRTKKKVNDPKYPKFTYFDASILKSESTIDDLMFNINLFKEYISITKPIAQMVYRKYSKLQN
- a CDS encoding DUF759 family protein, which codes for MNDTKFTIKFKGVLDHASTRKSLEQDIAKLERLIKPKRSHLKSTRDILKHNLYEKKRELAKQKKYERLRESVEKFRLTKTKKLIKLGYTFEDARRKAFKHSLMSTKERRRLEYEDLKRGEHKATTLNKTVQSSILKGASILKIAAGTALGNAVSSGASGIFSYAKKSLEENAKLSKTHAITSKVFTTGEKKSLSHMLKGFSGFERDLEREDFLNLAGIIRKELEFLGQNNDNNLKKAVEFAAKLKSTGVVDDTNSAIAAVVEFLQGKSGPLYDIMSSFKEFTGKYNERAAMEYDILAPGQALDYRSHKLKEVINDWNSLKFPTYSSSTEEAKSSLEKLNDTGSKLTAKVLEPLVTSLNKILDWASTFNFQTHVIEPLIKGIKSIFSLDALIARLKAILPKFLGGDSGESLAKLKTEEDSSIRTP
- a CDS encoding DUF693 family protein, with the protein product MEERLIKYDFKIEFYNISQTSTSEEKPKIIIKTEDGIHIDISISDIYSSNNYVCAKRSKLTLWNLSLDFTRNVNEGDIVKIFYKKFADSRDYDFIMSGYLGVPMSTDYDSGDFSVDLEVHLATKSNYFNSKLDINQFQGMSVENAISIAFPNRHIINMSYADRTKIITESFCANTPLEFIEKITKKYVQSVRTDIAPKDHRQLIKESALRHTHVECNYIFTNATPEAKDTNYIFLEDFGLHFIPQQEIAIGSTRNIRLIYWNAKIMYTHKLKVGDRVKFLDSLGSEVKSSIIETSAALSNTGECSLTLKLYDDSNYLNIKGEAR
- a CDS encoding DUF685 domain-containing protein, encoding MSSQEPEGVVKHDDTIEIKNLNKLTKLKPTDLLVLDDGFSSCHAITLDNFHKDLHTKIFLDDGDRKNDFKQVIKTLIANELLSDTNFINQIYSQVLTKFLKDDSSSISQTYNKVIEKLKNNESSVMDTIISKVTSKFESNLPEDNLSKSHYFIGLYYSSLKKIPVQEYLTGISNSFSTSSTTTIRATSYNSDGFYRNTVYMSSLKYGRYVFDLGSTATSNNEEIIIQTDSSYDDSPIYLIVKVTARSNSTSQSNKEVSIKYSYSSKRTIFKLSSVHGGTGFDANILEGWYMQKNVSGVPLLVKL
- a CDS encoding BlyB family putative holin accessory protein: MKLSTAKLSVDILNNFTEIIKNNHHGKNTVTYINIFTKVVNYFYVLYEASIYQMEGREAIKLLREIEEILRINIEIIENSLDSDELTKYTSQLRAKRNKIMSTYIKMLKEA
- a CDS encoding DUF735 family protein; its protein translation is MVNIPTFLKDTQVEKIINTELAFINKIIKEIKDLIANFEDINASEHLNSRFIAFWLSDILQIIYSTNQTLETLAKNIDSVLFALRHIGTHESFIKLFKAFLNVDIVPTTLEPGVINIKLKSHIKTNVIVFIVGSTPKNSPYKKIIFRTEENGQIFKKAWTMTLLPKGYEHSIYALIKKLIPIGRVLKIQDHEGQYIKEFKG
- a CDS encoding DUF777 family protein — its product is MNLNYEIYRMNSQMKGSALTQEEIKLWTYRNIFISKLGIIKSFNSSTQEGVVLLSGETDLEIKTRNISNMHFTLSEGERVILLQSSINLFNEDDDNYFDKNYFYILRPINMQNATIKVNDFTIDIQNPIDIKANNTSLRAVLEEIVSCLYNLRVTGQSVVEPSFYSNLTKITSKINMLLK
- a CDS encoding DUF1322 family protein, with product MKSSSNEYIQVLHETKLEYFKLLEEIKQNKYFFPIIMGVCTLNDVKTLNYKDLMEVNKISELKLEKQIFEMFLSKGVL
- a CDS encoding BlyA family holin, which gives rise to MNELDSNLLKFLLQLININEMKLVIIGAFILSLGLIFKPAIKDILTILVSKIKTRVKDTDKGEDL
- a CDS encoding DUF276 domain-containing protein (DUF276 is restricted to Borreliella and related spirochetes.) — its product is MSILFDPDFGTLKQDIQQIINTKREYLRDTYGIIINNDPTSIYNIIANSLAIKEYELIGEVNKLFSLLKPDSPYWKEIQKHISIKSTTYDAIKSALLNLNGIRNVNIKSTAGKASIYLILDDSMMNKEKSQITDSNLKALIWETLYLTCPVGTVFEGDILIDGINSQNQKIDYKVSIGKRKYAYLKSKYKVNLENHIYLNIDFKIREIYTRIKNNNYTDMGISFEYQDFFAPVNEIKGVHCIDVSVAIKDNLDVKITDIPTSEFKQNENIKIEANEILDLNFNADRLLIDISS